One Falco biarmicus isolate bFalBia1 chromosome 13, bFalBia1.pri, whole genome shotgun sequence genomic region harbors:
- the NMUR1 gene encoding neuromedin-U receptor 1: MNPYVSCSSPEFPLPQQDFPVEPISPDLCNRTHRATLFDPKDANLTEEQLRDKYLGPRRSSFFVPVCVIYLMIFVVGAVGNTLTCIVILRHRFMRTPTNYYLFSLAVSDLLVLLLGMPLELYDMWSNYPFLLGASGCYFKTLLFEAVCFASILNVTALSVERYIAVVHPLKAKYVVTRNHAKRVIITIWVLSVICSIPNTSLHGLQPLYVPGRGRVPDSEICTLVKPRLTYNLIIQITTIVFFFLPMGTISVLYLLIGLQLKKEKMLETLGAKSSGSGKCHNTRGQKKVKRRQVTKMLFVLVVVFGICWAPFHTDRLVWSFVSTWTSHMLHMFQYVHIISGVFFYLSSAANPILYNLMSTRFREMFKEVMCHVGHGPLRSRKYSPSVTRTTTRSTECEPMPGTNGLPLSDADEFELEEVEGGQATTHATSLC; the protein is encoded by the exons ATGAATCCGTACgtcagctgctccagccctgagTTCCCCCTGCCTCAGCAAGACTTTCCTGTGGAGCCCATCAGCCCTGATCTCTGCAACAGGACTCACCGAGCGACCTTGTTCGACCCCAAGGATGCCAACCTGACAGAGGAACAGCTGCGGGATAAGTACCTGGGACCCCGACGGTCTAGCTTCTTTGTCCCAGTCTGTGTCATCTACCTGATGATCTTTGtggtgggggctgtgggcaaCACACTCACCTGCATTGTCATCCTCCGGCACCGGTTCATGAGGACCCCCACCAACTACTACCTGTTCAGCCTGGCCGTGTCCgacctgctggtgctgctgctggggatgccGCTGGAGCTGTATGACATGTGGAGCAACTACCCCTTCCTGCTGGGCGCCAGCGGCTGCTATTTCAAGACGTTGCTCTTCGAGGCCGTCTGCTTCGCTTCCATCCTCAATGTCACAGCCCTGAGCGTGGAGCGCTACATCGCTGTGGTGCACCCACTCAAGGCCAAGTATGTGGTGACCAGGAACCACGCCAAGAGGGTCATCATCACTATTTGGGTCTTGTCGGTCATCTGCTCCATCCCCAACACCagcctccatgggctgcagcctCTCTACGTGCCTGGCCGCGGGCGGGTGCCTGATTCGGAGATCTGCACCCTGGTGAAGCCACGCTTGACCTACAACCTCATCATCCAGATTACCACCATCGTCTTCTTCTTCCTGCCCATGGGAACCATCAGTGTCCTCTACCTGCTCATTGGCCTGCAGctcaagaaggaaaagatgttggagaccttgggAGCGAAGTCCAGCGGCAGCGGCAAGTGCCACAACACCCGGGGGCAGAAGAAAGTCAAGAGGAGGCAGGTCACAAAGATGCTGT ttgtgctggtggtggtgttcGGGATCTGCTGGGCCCCCTTCCACACAGACCGCCTTGTCTGGAGCTTCGTCTCCACCTGGACCAGCCACATGCTCCACATGTTCCAGTATGTCCACATCATCTCGGGCGTCTTCTTCTACCTGAGCTCAGCCGCCAACCCCATCCTCTACAACCTGATGTCCACCCGCTTCCGGGAGATGTTCAAGGAGGTGATGTGCCATGTTGGCCACGGTCCACTGCGGTCACGGAAATACTCACCCAGTGTCACCCGCACCACCACCCGCAGCACTGAGTGCGAGCCCATGCCCGGCACCAACGGGCTGCCCCTCTCTGATGCTGACGAGTTCGAGCTCGAGGAGGTGGAGGGTGGCCAGGCCACCACCCATGCAACATCCCTCTGCTGA